The sequence CTTCACCGCCAGCGCCCGGATACCGGCCTGCTCTATGGCGTCGATGAAAGGTTCGGAACTGCCGTCCATGATCGGCATTTCGGCGCCATGCACCTCGATGAGCAAATTGTCGAGACCGAGCGCATAGACCGCCGCCATCACGTGTTCGATCGTTGCGATCGCGGTCGCGGGGGAAAGTCCGAGAACGGTGCAGAGATCCGTGTTGCCAACTTGCGACGAGACGGCCTTGTACTCGGCGACCCGTCCGCCGGCGAGAACGCGCTGGAAGACGATGCCGGCGTCGGCCTCGGCCGGATGGAAGGTGATCGCCACCTCGGCACCGGAGTGAACACCAATTCCTTTGAGTGTTATCGGATTTGCAATCGTCGTCTGAAACCCGAGCAGTTCAATTCCCATTCTCGTCGTCACTTTCAATCAACACGGCCGATGGCCAAACACTTAAAGGATGCAGCGATGCTCAGGGCACAAGCCGAACACTCAAGATTCCGGGACCTATCGGCCGAAACCTCGCTCTTCGAACTAACAGCGCCCGATCGAATCGTATGCGTCCCCCAATTCCGATGCTGAAAATAAAAGTTTGGAGGCACCATTCCAAATCACTGTTCGTTTCGCTTTGTTACGCAATTGTCGTGTGCGCGATGTAAATGGCAACTCTTTGAAAGAACAGGGAAATTCAAAAAAATGCCCGGGCAAACGCCCGGGCATTCGGCAAGGTGAAGGAACGGCCCTTCAAATCAGTTCGATTGACGGCGCAGGAACGCCGGGATTTCGAGCTGATCATCTTCGTGCGAGCGCGCCTGCGGCGAGACGCGACCGTGGTCATCGAGTTGGCCCCGACGCGGAGCATAAAGGCTCGCTTCCGGCGAAAGCGGGCGGCGCTGCTGGGAAGCGGCGCTCGGTGCCGCTGCCGTCATGTCTGCAGAGACGCCGTGGTCGTCATCGTCGCGACGGGAAAGCGAATTGGTGATTCGCTTCAGGAGCCCCATCGGTCCGCGCTCTTCCTGATGGGCCGGAGCCGGGTTGGCGCGATGGTCCATCTCTGCCTTTACGACCGGCGGAAAGTCTTCGACCTTCGGCATGCGTACCGGTTCGACGTGCTGACGCGCGACCGGAGCGGGCTCCTGACGGACCTGCTGCGGCTGGACTTGTGGCTGGAATTGCGGCTGCACCTGTGCCTGTACCGGCATCTCGACCGGGCGCTGCACCGGCTGGGGCTGGCGCATTACAGGAGCGGCTTCCACCGGAGCGGCCCCGGCAAAGAGCCTGCTCTGCGGACGAAACGCCTCTTCTTGCATCGGCTGGGCGGGCGCGGCGACTTGGGCGCGGGTGGCGATGTCGAGTTCGCGTTCCATCTCCGCTTCGCGGATTGCGAGCGCGATCTGGTCTACCGTGTTCTGCTGCTGCACAGGCTGCTGCACCGGCTGGTGGACCGGCTGCTGAACAGGAGCCGGCTGCTGGTGCGAGACGGTCTGCTGCGGCTGGGCCGGGACTGCGGCGGACGGGCGGACGATCGGCTTCGGCGCTACCGGACGAAAGTCGGCGGAACGACCCGCCACCTCCGCGGCCGTACGATCGATCCCGGTCGCAACCACGGAAACGCGAATCAGGCCTTCAAGCTCTTCGTCGAAGGTGGCGCCGAGAATGATGTTCGCGTCCGGATCCACTTCCTCGCGGATGCGCGTTGCAGCTTCGTCGACCTCGAAGAGGGTGAGGTCGCGGCCGCCGGTGATCGAGATCAGCAGGCCTTGAGCGCCCTTCATCGACGTTTCGTCGAGCAGCGGGTTGGCGATCGCGGCTTCGGCGGCGGCCATCGCGCGGCCCTCGCCGGAGGCTTCGCCCGTACCCATCATGGCGCGGCCCATTTCACGCATCACCGAGCGAACGTCGGCGAAGTCGAGGTTGATGAGGCCTTCCTTGACCATGAGGTCGGTGATGCAGGCGACACCCGAATAGAGCACCTGGTCGGCCATGGCGAAGGCATCCGCGAAGGTCGTCTTGTCATTGGCGATGCGGAAGAGGTTCTGGTTCGGGATGACGATCAGGGTGTCGACCGACTTCTGCAGCTCGGTGATGCCCTGGTCGGCGAGGCGCATGCGGCGCTGGCCCTCGAAGTGGAAGGGCTTGGTGACGACGCCGACCGTCAGGATGCCCTTGTTGCGGGCTGCCTGCGCGACGATCGGGGCCGCACCGGTGCCGGTGCCGCCGCCCATGCCGGCGGTGACGAAGCACATATGCGTGCCGTTCAGGTGGTCGATGATCTCATCGATGCATTCTTCGGCCGCCGCGCGGCCGACTTCAGGCTGCGAGCCGGCGCCGAGACCTTCGGTGACGGCGACACCCATCTGGATGATCCGTTCGGCCTTGGTCATGGTCAGCGCCTGCGCATCCGTATTGGCGACGACGAAATCCACGCCCTGGAGCCCTGCGGTGATCATGTTGTTGACAGCGTTGCCGCCGCCGCCGCCGACGCCGAAGACCGTGATGCGGGGCTTCAGCTCGGTAATATCCGGCTTTTGCAAGTTGATGGTCATGCTAGCGTTCCTTCTCGTTTTCTGGCCGCCTTGCCGAGCCGGCCAAATCCTTCAAAACTCAAACACCTGTCTCGTCCGGCAACGCGAATTGCGCCGGCGAAGCTCAGAAACTTTCTTTCAGCCACTGGCCCATGCGGGCGATGCGGCTGTTTCCGCCGCCGAACGTCGAGAACACGCCGCCGTGTGTGGCATGGGTCTCGAGATCGGCGACCTGCGGATAAATCATCAGCCCGACGGCCGTGGAGAAGGCCGGGCCCTTGGCGGCGGCCGGCAGGCCGGAAACGCCGAGCGGCCGGCCGATGCGGACATTGCGCGCCAGAATTCGCCGCGCCGCTTCCGGCAACCCGGTCAACTGGCTGGCGCCACCCGTCAGTACGATCCGCTTGCCGACGATCGGGCTGAAGCCGGAGCGCTGAATACGATCGCGAATGAGCTCCAGCGTCTCTTCGATGCGGGCGCGCACGATGCGCGAGACCAGCGCACGCGGCACGTGGGTCGGCTGGTCACGATCGTCCTCGCCGATCGGCGGAACGGAAACGACGTCGCGTTCGTCGGCGCTGTTCGGGAGTGCGGAACCGTGCACCACCTTCAGGCGCTCGGCATCCTCGATGCGCGTCGAAAGCCCGCGCGCGAGATCCGTGGTGACGTGGTGGCCGCCGAGGCTGACGGCATCCGCATGAACCAGCTTGCCTTCCGCAAAGACGGAAATCGTCGTCGTGCCGCCGCCCATGTCGATCGCCGCGCAACCGAGCTCGACTTCATCGTCGACGAGCGCCGCAAGGCCGCTGGCATAGGGTGTCGCGACGATACCCTCGACCGAGAGATGGGCGCGGTTGACGCAAAGCTCGAGATTCTTGAGCGCTGCCCGCTCGGCGGTCAGCACATGCATGTCGACACCGAGCACGTCGCCGAACATCGCCAGCGGATCGCGGATACCGCGCTCGCCGTCGAGCGAAAAGCCGGTCGGCAGCGAATGGAGGATCGCCCGGTCCGAGCGCAACGACTGCTGGCCGGCAGCGGCGAGAACTTTCTTGAGATCGCTCGCATCGACCTCCTGTCCGCCGAGGTCGATCGTCGCCGTATAGACGTCGCTCTGCAGACGGCCGGCGGAGACGTTGACGATCAGACTGTCGATCGTCAGTCCCGCCATGCGTTCCGCCGCATCAACCGCAAGCCGGACGACGCTTTCGGCG is a genomic window of Sinorhizobium numidicum containing:
- the ftsZ gene encoding cell division protein FtsZ is translated as MTINLQKPDITELKPRITVFGVGGGGGNAVNNMITAGLQGVDFVVANTDAQALTMTKAERIIQMGVAVTEGLGAGSQPEVGRAAAEECIDEIIDHLNGTHMCFVTAGMGGGTGTGAAPIVAQAARNKGILTVGVVTKPFHFEGQRRMRLADQGITELQKSVDTLIVIPNQNLFRIANDKTTFADAFAMADQVLYSGVACITDLMVKEGLINLDFADVRSVMREMGRAMMGTGEASGEGRAMAAAEAAIANPLLDETSMKGAQGLLISITGGRDLTLFEVDEAATRIREEVDPDANIILGATFDEELEGLIRVSVVATGIDRTAAEVAGRSADFRPVAPKPIVRPSAAVPAQPQQTVSHQQPAPVQQPVHQPVQQPVQQQNTVDQIALAIREAEMERELDIATRAQVAAPAQPMQEEAFRPQSRLFAGAAPVEAAPVMRQPQPVQRPVEMPVQAQVQPQFQPQVQPQQVRQEPAPVARQHVEPVRMPKVEDFPPVVKAEMDHRANPAPAHQEERGPMGLLKRITNSLSRRDDDDHGVSADMTAAAPSAASQQRRPLSPEASLYAPRRGQLDDHGRVSPQARSHEDDQLEIPAFLRRQSN
- the ftsA gene encoding cell division protein FtsA encodes the protein MSLFGSASFGLPRLKPLSSKRSHVVSVLDIGSTKVVCMIGRLTPRAESQILPGRTHNIEIIGIGHQKSRGVKNGVIADLDAAESVVRLAVDAAERMAGLTIDSLIVNVSAGRLQSDVYTATIDLGGQEVDASDLKKVLAAAGQQSLRSDRAILHSLPTGFSLDGERGIRDPLAMFGDVLGVDMHVLTAERAALKNLELCVNRAHLSVEGIVATPYASGLAALVDDEVELGCAAIDMGGGTTTISVFAEGKLVHADAVSLGGHHVTTDLARGLSTRIEDAERLKVVHGSALPNSADERDVVSVPPIGEDDRDQPTHVPRALVSRIVRARIEETLELIRDRIQRSGFSPIVGKRIVLTGGASQLTGLPEAARRILARNVRIGRPLGVSGLPAAAKGPAFSTAVGLMIYPQVADLETHATHGGVFSTFGGGNSRIARMGQWLKESF